A genomic region of Marinobacter sp. NP-4(2019) contains the following coding sequences:
- the lon gene encoding endopeptidase La, which translates to MVDVNVKNGNKANPVPVQEQRKAASIPSALPVLPVRNMVLFPYAVTSIVVGQPRSLRLLEQAVDDDCLVAIVAYRDPKVQEPQPEHLYETGCVAQVLRVVNQGRDRMEVLLQGLEKFRVLEWLGDKDYLSARIEVLGDIEPEKGDVEAEAVRHSLVQEFSRLVTTLSYLPDELLHSVAQTEDYRQLTYLISSSMRMDVQEAQDLLEQEDVVAKMLKLIDMIHHEIEVMELGKKIQDETRGAMEKAQREYVLRQQLKAIRKELGEEEGSQVKVEEYREKIEASGMTEEAREQANRELARLERLPEASSEYGVILTYLDWLTTLPWSTVTTDILDINQARAILDEDHYGLDKIKERIVEFLAVRQLRQQRAGESADTGGNHLLRREREGAILCFVGPPGIGKTSLGHSIARALGRKLHRISLGGIRDEAEIRGHRRTYVGAMPGRFIKALRDVGSRNAVLLLDEVDKLGADWRGDPASALLEVLDPEQNRDFRDHYLEVAFDLSQLMFIATANVLDSIPGPLRDRLEVISLPGYTDEEKLNIAQRYLVPRQRRENALRPEELSISDGAMLKLIREYTREAGVRSLDRRIGAICRKAVGRIAEQGAKSLAVDETVLVELLGKPMFFYDLAARVELPGVATGLAVTAVGGDILFVEASAMPGKKGLTITGQLGDVMRESAQAALSYVRSQAESLGIDPQFYEQTDIHIHIPAGAIPKDGPSAGVTLVTALVSLLTQRPVRHDVGMTGEVTLRGLVLPVGGIKDKVLAAHRAGLKTVILPKRNEKDLDDLPQSVRDSLSFILAEHVDTVLKAALE; encoded by the coding sequence ATGGTCGATGTGAATGTCAAGAATGGTAACAAGGCCAACCCGGTGCCGGTTCAGGAACAGCGCAAGGCCGCTTCGATCCCGTCGGCGTTGCCGGTATTGCCGGTCCGCAACATGGTGCTCTTTCCCTATGCGGTGACCTCCATTGTGGTCGGGCAGCCCCGTTCCCTGCGGTTGCTGGAACAGGCCGTTGACGATGACTGCCTGGTGGCCATCGTTGCGTACCGGGATCCCAAGGTCCAGGAACCCCAGCCCGAGCACCTTTACGAAACAGGTTGTGTTGCCCAGGTGTTGCGTGTGGTCAATCAGGGCAGGGACCGAATGGAGGTTCTCCTTCAGGGGCTGGAAAAGTTCCGGGTGTTGGAGTGGCTGGGCGACAAGGACTACCTGAGTGCCAGGATCGAAGTGCTCGGGGATATCGAGCCCGAGAAAGGGGATGTTGAAGCGGAAGCCGTTCGCCATAGTCTGGTGCAGGAGTTCAGCCGGTTGGTCACCACGCTCTCCTACCTCCCGGATGAGTTGCTGCATTCCGTTGCCCAGACCGAGGACTACCGGCAACTGACCTACCTGATCAGTTCCAGCATGCGGATGGATGTTCAGGAGGCCCAGGACCTTCTGGAGCAGGAGGATGTCGTCGCCAAGATGCTTAAGCTGATCGATATGATCCACCACGAAATCGAGGTCATGGAGCTGGGCAAGAAGATCCAGGATGAGACCCGTGGGGCGATGGAGAAGGCGCAGCGGGAGTATGTCCTGCGCCAGCAGTTGAAAGCGATTCGCAAGGAGCTGGGCGAAGAGGAGGGCAGTCAGGTCAAGGTCGAGGAGTACCGGGAGAAGATCGAGGCCAGCGGCATGACCGAGGAGGCGCGGGAACAGGCGAACCGGGAACTGGCCAGACTGGAGCGATTGCCGGAAGCGTCTTCAGAATACGGCGTGATCCTGACCTACCTGGACTGGCTGACGACCTTGCCCTGGAGCACGGTCACCACCGACATCCTGGACATCAACCAGGCCAGGGCCATCCTGGATGAGGACCATTATGGCCTGGATAAGATCAAAGAGCGGATCGTGGAGTTCCTGGCCGTGCGCCAGCTCCGCCAGCAGCGAGCGGGCGAATCGGCGGATACTGGAGGTAATCACCTGCTGCGCAGGGAACGGGAGGGAGCCATCCTGTGTTTTGTCGGCCCGCCGGGGATCGGCAAGACGTCGCTGGGACACTCCATTGCCCGTGCATTGGGGCGAAAACTGCATCGTATCAGCCTCGGGGGTATTCGTGATGAAGCCGAGATTCGCGGACACCGCCGCACCTACGTTGGCGCCATGCCGGGACGTTTTATCAAGGCGCTCCGGGATGTTGGCTCCCGGAACGCGGTACTGCTGCTGGACGAGGTGGACAAGCTGGGCGCTGACTGGCGGGGCGATCCTGCCTCGGCCTTGCTCGAGGTGCTGGACCCAGAGCAGAACCGGGATTTCCGCGACCACTACCTGGAAGTGGCGTTCGACCTGAGCCAGTTGATGTTCATCGCCACCGCCAATGTCCTGGACAGTATTCCGGGGCCGCTGCGGGACCGGCTGGAGGTGATTAGCCTGCCGGGGTACACCGATGAGGAGAAGCTCAACATTGCGCAGCGTTACCTGGTGCCACGGCAACGGCGGGAAAACGCCCTGCGGCCAGAGGAATTGAGTATCAGCGATGGGGCCATGCTCAAGCTCATACGTGAGTATACTCGCGAGGCCGGGGTACGCAGCCTGGACCGCCGTATCGGCGCCATCTGCCGTAAGGCGGTTGGTCGCATCGCCGAACAGGGTGCGAAGTCTCTGGCGGTCGATGAAACAGTGCTGGTGGAGTTGCTGGGCAAGCCGATGTTCTTCTACGACCTGGCTGCACGAGTGGAGCTTCCCGGAGTTGCCACTGGCCTGGCGGTGACGGCGGTGGGGGGCGACATCCTGTTCGTTGAAGCCAGTGCCATGCCGGGGAAAAAGGGGTTGACCATTACCGGACAGTTGGGGGATGTCATGCGCGAATCGGCGCAGGCGGCCCTGAGCTATGTCCGTTCCCAGGCCGAAAGCCTGGGCATCGATCCCCAGTTCTACGAACAGACCGATATCCACATCCACATCCCCGCCGGGGCCATCCCCAAGGACGGTCCATCCGCCGGCGTCACCCTGGTGACGGCGCTGGTCTCATTGTTGACTCAACGACCGGTCCGTCACGATGTGGGTATGACGGGGGAAGTCACTCTGCGGGGCCTGGTGTTGCCCGTTGGCGGCATCAAGGACAAGGTGCTGGCCGCCCATCGGGCGGGTTTGAAAACGGTGATTCTGCCAAAGCGGAATGAGAAGGACCTGGACGATCTGCCCCAGTCGGTCAGGGACAGTCTGTCATTCATTCTGGCGGAGCATGTGGATACGGTCCTGAAGGCCGCACTGGAGTAA
- a CDS encoding host attachment protein, producing the protein MNKWVLVADSSRARVFQMPQPRGDLEELTTMVNPAARLKEHDLVSDSPGAHGDGAMAGRHRMPQKNTARSIANREFAREIAQWLRQAHNENRFDALVIVAAPHFLGELRPELDEQVRQMVTEEMSLDITRASPSEIAATLARHQ; encoded by the coding sequence ATGAACAAATGGGTATTGGTGGCAGATAGCAGCCGGGCACGCGTTTTCCAGATGCCGCAACCCAGGGGCGACCTGGAGGAACTGACCACCATGGTCAACCCGGCGGCCCGCCTGAAAGAGCACGATCTGGTATCGGACAGCCCCGGCGCCCACGGTGACGGGGCCATGGCGGGAAGGCATCGCATGCCGCAGAAAAACACTGCCAGATCGATCGCCAACAGGGAGTTCGCCCGGGAAATCGCGCAATGGCTGCGGCAGGCTCATAACGAAAACCGGTTCGATGCGCTGGTCATTGTGGCTGCACCGCACTTCCTGGGGGAACTGCGGCCTGAGCTGGATGAGCAGGTCAGGCAGATGGTTACGGAGGAAATGAGTCTGGATATTACCCGGGCCAGCCCCTCCGAAATTGCCGCAACACTGGCCCGTCACCAGTAG
- the glgP gene encoding alpha-glucan family phosphorylase, which produces MVGTLYSLEVQPKLPKQIERLEELAGNLFYSWDRQVRSLFFRLDPALWESCGHNPKLFLRWVDQAKLDAAANDRIYVQDLQRTLATFDAYLNEQPGKEARNYLDPDQDLVAYFCAEFGLHESLPIYSGGLGILAGDHCKAASDLSLPFVAIGILYREGYFHQTIDCNGKQVVQFQQNRFSDLPIVPATDPQGEEMRVTIQFHGRGIQLRVWRTMCGHIPIYLLDSDLPENSDQDRRITHHLYTGNQHTRLLQEIILGIGGVRIIRALKLKPTAWHINEGHAAFMILERCREWIREGLGFNEALEMVASNTLFTTHTPVSAGHDVFDPQWIEEAFRDYSAELNVPMPDILKLGKSPDAGERFNMTALALRGSSYHNGVSRIHGSVAARMESYIWPQVPPTENSVGYVTNGIHVPTFLAKEWVNLFDLQFGGGWHNKLLDAEFWQQIDNIPNHSFWSVRQTLKSRLAEDVLNRISLQMHRNGCSEAQLAHVTRFLKPRETDLLMLGFARRFATYKRATLIFADLERLKKLLNNPEYPVVIFFAGKAHPEDEPAQRLIKQIFDYAMLPEFAGRIFLLEDYDMALARKLVTGVDVWLNTPQAPLEACGTSGQKAGINGALNVSVLDGWWDEGFNGENGWAIRPHGQEFDHGFRDRAEAEELLDILEHQVIPLYYQRNTHGYSENWVLKSKEAMKSLIPHYTAQRMVLDYTRQFYAPAIQHARELQQEDCRGVRELTRWKRQIIEAWPRVSARRIDRSPQEIIAGSTLNLEVRVQLADLAESDIRVECLVGTCDKQGELHTHSSYFLDFCDKGENGEARFCMELDPPLPGLQFYQLRIYPFHRLLAHEFEMGRMLWL; this is translated from the coding sequence ATGGTCGGAACCCTGTATTCACTGGAAGTACAGCCCAAGCTCCCCAAGCAAATTGAGCGGCTGGAAGAGCTTGCCGGCAACCTGTTTTACAGTTGGGACCGTCAGGTCCGGAGCCTGTTTTTCCGTCTCGATCCGGCCTTGTGGGAGAGCTGCGGCCACAACCCGAAACTCTTCCTGCGCTGGGTGGACCAGGCCAAACTGGATGCCGCCGCCAATGACCGGATCTACGTCCAGGACCTCCAACGGACCCTGGCCACGTTCGATGCCTACCTGAACGAACAACCCGGCAAGGAAGCTCGCAACTACCTGGACCCGGATCAGGACCTTGTCGCTTATTTCTGCGCCGAGTTTGGTCTCCATGAGAGCCTGCCCATTTATTCCGGTGGGCTTGGAATCCTCGCGGGCGACCACTGCAAAGCAGCCAGCGACCTTAGCCTGCCCTTTGTCGCCATCGGCATTCTCTATCGCGAAGGCTATTTCCACCAGACCATCGACTGCAACGGCAAACAGGTGGTCCAGTTCCAGCAGAACCGTTTCAGCGACCTGCCCATCGTACCGGCCACCGATCCGCAGGGCGAAGAGATGCGGGTGACCATCCAGTTTCACGGCCGCGGAATCCAGCTGAGGGTCTGGCGCACCATGTGCGGCCATATCCCCATATACCTGCTGGACAGTGACCTGCCGGAGAACTCCGATCAGGACCGCCGCATTACCCATCACCTCTATACCGGCAACCAGCACACCCGGCTGCTGCAGGAAATCATCCTGGGTATCGGCGGCGTGCGGATTATCCGGGCCCTCAAGCTGAAGCCCACGGCCTGGCATATCAATGAGGGGCATGCGGCTTTCATGATCCTGGAACGCTGTCGCGAGTGGATCCGCGAGGGCCTCGGGTTCAACGAAGCCCTGGAAATGGTGGCCAGCAACACCCTGTTCACGACCCATACCCCGGTGTCGGCAGGACACGACGTCTTCGATCCACAATGGATAGAAGAGGCGTTCAGGGACTATTCCGCGGAGCTCAATGTTCCGATGCCGGATATCCTCAAGCTGGGCAAGAGTCCGGATGCCGGGGAACGCTTCAACATGACCGCCCTGGCTCTCCGGGGTTCCAGCTACCACAACGGTGTCAGCCGTATCCATGGCAGCGTCGCGGCCCGAATGGAGAGTTACATCTGGCCACAGGTTCCGCCCACGGAGAACTCTGTGGGCTATGTCACCAACGGCATACATGTGCCCACCTTCCTGGCCAAGGAATGGGTCAACCTGTTCGACCTGCAGTTTGGTGGCGGCTGGCACAACAAACTGCTCGACGCCGAATTCTGGCAACAGATCGACAACATCCCCAATCACAGTTTCTGGAGCGTCCGTCAAACTCTGAAATCCAGGCTCGCCGAGGATGTCCTCAACCGGATAAGCCTACAGATGCACCGCAATGGCTGCAGCGAAGCGCAACTCGCCCATGTCACCCGTTTCCTGAAACCCCGGGAAACCGACCTGCTGATGCTCGGCTTCGCCCGCCGGTTTGCCACCTACAAACGGGCAACGCTGATCTTTGCCGACCTGGAACGGCTCAAGAAACTGCTGAACAATCCGGAATACCCTGTGGTGATCTTCTTTGCAGGCAAGGCACACCCTGAAGACGAACCGGCACAGCGCCTGATCAAGCAGATCTTCGACTACGCCATGCTGCCGGAGTTCGCCGGCCGGATCTTCCTGTTGGAGGACTACGACATGGCACTGGCCCGCAAGCTGGTTACCGGCGTGGATGTCTGGCTCAACACACCCCAGGCCCCGCTGGAGGCCTGCGGAACATCCGGGCAGAAGGCTGGTATCAACGGCGCTCTCAATGTCAGCGTCCTCGATGGCTGGTGGGATGAGGGATTCAACGGCGAGAATGGCTGGGCCATCCGGCCCCATGGACAGGAGTTCGACCACGGTTTCCGTGACCGCGCCGAAGCCGAGGAGTTACTGGACATTCTCGAACACCAGGTCATTCCGCTTTACTACCAGCGCAACACCCACGGCTACTCGGAGAACTGGGTGCTCAAGTCCAAGGAAGCCATGAAGTCCCTGATACCTCACTACACAGCCCAACGCATGGTGCTGGACTATACTCGTCAGTTCTACGCACCCGCAATCCAGCACGCCAGGGAGCTGCAGCAGGAGGACTGCCGGGGTGTCCGGGAACTCACGCGCTGGAAGCGGCAGATCATCGAGGCCTGGCCACGGGTGAGCGCACGCCGCATCGACCGGAGCCCCCAGGAGATCATTGCAGGCAGCACCTTGAACCTGGAAGTGCGGGTGCAACTGGCCGACCTGGCCGAGAGCGACATCCGGGTCGAATGCTTGGTGGGCACCTGTGACAAACAGGGCGAGCTGCATACGCATAGCAGCTATTTCCTGGATTTTTGCGATAAAGGCGAGAATGGTGAGGCCAGATTCTGTATGGAGCTGGACCCACCCCTGCCGGGTCTGCAATTCTATCAATTACGCATCTACCCCTTTCATCGGCTACTGGCCCATGAATTCGAGATGGGACGGATGCTATGGCTTTGA
- a CDS encoding Hsp20/alpha crystallin family protein yields MSLLKRKSLSAFPQLPLASQLSEEMNRLMEREFPLLGRHWETLGGQWQPDVDIEQKANEYLITVDIPGVDPKDISVSMDNGMLTIEGKRESKVEEKKENYRCIEREYGSFYRSFSLPDAGESDKIKAHVHNGVLEITVPKLESTKQKKIEVHVD; encoded by the coding sequence ATGTCTCTGTTAAAACGCAAGTCCCTGAGCGCCTTCCCGCAGCTGCCGCTGGCGTCCCAACTGAGTGAAGAGATGAATCGCCTGATGGAGCGCGAGTTTCCCCTGCTAGGCCGTCACTGGGAAACCCTCGGCGGTCAGTGGCAGCCGGATGTCGATATCGAGCAGAAGGCTAACGAGTACCTGATCACCGTCGATATTCCCGGTGTTGATCCGAAGGACATCAGTGTGTCAATGGACAACGGCATGCTCACCATCGAAGGCAAGCGGGAAAGTAAGGTTGAGGAGAAGAAAGAGAACTACCGCTGCATCGAGCGGGAGTATGGCTCCTTCTACCGCAGTTTCAGCCTGCCGGATGCCGGCGAGTCGGACAAGATCAAGGCCCATGTCCACAATGGAGTCCTGGAGATCACTGTACCCAAGCTGGAATCCACCAAGCAGAAAAAGATCGAGGTTCATGTCGACTGA
- a CDS encoding Lon protease family protein, translated as MKSLSLHQLYKACVLKDLPFKTTRQLEPLAEIVGQNRAQEAVRFALAMPHSGYNVYAVGRNGLGKRTMMLRYLEHHVDTEHSSHDWCYVANFEEPRIPKLLRLPAGKGNALKQDMEQLMGRLMKMIPQTFDSDSFLERSEQLKNEYGKKQEDELEKVANQAKRKKVSLNVTTPGGYRLVAMNGEEPHTAETFQALSDEEREKFEDSINKLEKKLRQALRKLADWEQEYAEKQQALNQETLEGISGHQLDELIAKYKDLPDVVAYFEAVRKDLVDSLDIFLEDNEEQAAIAYASLDKKMPRRYLVNVLVHQKTDEVPVVVEDNPTYHNLFGYVENVTYKGTVFTDFSLIRPGSLHRANGGYLLMDAIKVLEQPFVWDGLKRALRSKSIQINSLEREMTLSGTISIEPEAVPLDVKIVLFGDRETWMLLQDHDPEFAELFRVTADFENEMYRTDDSQLLYAKFIASLVSEKKLLHCSNKAVARIIEYSARMADHQDRLSLHAADIANLLRESDFWARQAKARLIQDVHVERALESARYRSSRIRDQFYDAIRDGSTLVSTEGACVGQVNALSVLSTGGFEFGLSNRITATCYYGDGAVMDIERDVKLGGNIHSKGVMILSSWLAAHFAVNDPMHLSASLTFEQNYGEVDGDSASLAELCALVSSLSGLPVRQDLAITGSVNQFGEVQPIGGVNEKVEGFFHTCQLKGGLTGTQGVILPETNVQNLMLDSEVVQAVRKGQFSVYSVSRAEEAITLLLGKPAGKADTKGRYPKQSVFGIIQQRLEKMREHERQEHARDDHKDPSIH; from the coding sequence TTGAAGTCACTGTCCCTGCATCAGCTTTACAAAGCCTGTGTCCTAAAAGATCTGCCATTCAAGACCACCCGGCAACTGGAGCCGCTGGCTGAAATCGTTGGCCAGAACCGCGCCCAGGAAGCCGTCCGTTTTGCGCTGGCCATGCCCCACAGTGGTTACAACGTCTATGCCGTCGGCCGTAACGGTCTGGGCAAGCGCACCATGATGCTCCGCTATCTCGAACACCATGTGGACACCGAGCACAGCAGTCACGACTGGTGCTACGTCGCCAATTTCGAGGAGCCCCGGATACCAAAACTGCTTCGTTTGCCTGCGGGTAAAGGCAACGCCCTGAAACAGGACATGGAGCAGTTGATGGGGCGGCTCATGAAAATGATCCCCCAGACTTTTGACAGCGACAGCTTTCTGGAACGTTCCGAACAGCTCAAGAACGAGTACGGCAAAAAGCAGGAAGACGAGCTGGAGAAGGTGGCGAATCAGGCGAAGCGAAAGAAGGTCAGTCTGAACGTGACAACACCGGGAGGCTATCGCCTGGTGGCGATGAATGGTGAAGAACCGCATACCGCCGAGACGTTCCAGGCGCTGAGCGACGAGGAGCGGGAAAAGTTTGAGGACTCCATCAACAAGCTGGAGAAGAAGCTGCGCCAGGCCCTGCGCAAGCTGGCGGATTGGGAGCAGGAGTATGCCGAGAAACAGCAGGCCCTGAACCAGGAGACCCTGGAAGGGATTTCCGGGCACCAACTGGACGAGTTGATTGCCAAGTACAAGGACCTCCCGGATGTGGTGGCCTATTTCGAGGCGGTAAGAAAGGATCTGGTCGATAGCCTCGATATCTTCCTGGAGGATAATGAGGAACAGGCCGCCATTGCCTACGCGTCCCTGGACAAGAAAATGCCCCGCCGGTATCTGGTCAATGTCCTGGTGCACCAGAAAACGGACGAGGTACCGGTGGTGGTAGAGGACAACCCGACCTATCACAACCTGTTCGGTTATGTGGAGAACGTGACCTACAAGGGCACCGTGTTCACCGATTTTTCCCTGATTCGTCCGGGCAGTCTGCACCGGGCCAACGGTGGCTACCTGCTGATGGATGCCATCAAGGTGCTGGAACAGCCCTTCGTCTGGGATGGCCTGAAGCGGGCGTTGCGGTCCAAGTCAATCCAGATTAATTCCCTCGAGCGGGAAATGACCTTGTCCGGGACCATTTCCATCGAGCCGGAAGCCGTTCCCCTGGACGTCAAGATTGTGCTGTTCGGTGACCGCGAAACCTGGATGTTGCTGCAGGATCACGATCCCGAGTTCGCCGAGCTGTTTCGGGTCACTGCGGATTTCGAGAATGAAATGTACCGCACCGATGACAGTCAGCTCCTGTACGCCAAGTTTATTGCCAGCCTGGTCAGCGAGAAGAAGCTGTTGCACTGCAGCAACAAGGCGGTAGCGCGGATCATCGAATACAGTGCCCGTATGGCCGATCACCAGGATCGTCTTTCCCTGCATGCTGCCGATATCGCCAACCTGCTGCGGGAATCGGATTTCTGGGCCCGTCAGGCGAAGGCCAGACTGATTCAGGATGTTCATGTGGAACGGGCACTGGAGAGCGCCAGGTATCGCAGCAGTCGCATTCGCGACCAGTTCTATGATGCCATCCGTGACGGCTCCACACTCGTATCCACCGAAGGTGCCTGTGTCGGTCAGGTCAACGCCTTGTCGGTGCTGTCCACAGGGGGCTTCGAGTTCGGGCTGTCAAACCGTATCACGGCCACCTGCTATTATGGCGATGGTGCCGTCATGGATATAGAGCGGGACGTTAAGCTGGGTGGGAATATCCATTCCAAAGGGGTGATGATTCTCAGTTCCTGGCTGGCGGCTCATTTTGCGGTTAATGATCCCATGCACCTGTCTGCGAGCCTGACCTTCGAGCAGAACTACGGCGAAGTGGATGGCGACAGTGCGTCTCTGGCGGAGTTGTGTGCTCTGGTGTCCTCGTTGTCCGGACTGCCGGTTCGTCAGGACCTGGCGATTACCGGTTCGGTGAACCAGTTTGGCGAGGTGCAGCCGATTGGTGGCGTCAACGAGAAGGTTGAGGGTTTTTTCCACACCTGTCAGTTGAAGGGTGGCCTTACCGGAACCCAGGGAGTGATTCTGCCGGAGACCAATGTGCAGAACCTGATGTTGGACAGCGAGGTGGTCCAGGCCGTGCGTAAGGGCCAGTTTTCGGTTTATTCCGTCAGTCGCGCGGAGGAGGCGATCACTTTGCTGCTGGGCAAGCCCGCGGGCAAGGCCGACACCAAGGGCCGGTACCCCAAGCAGAGTGTTTTTGGCATTATCCAGCAACGCCTTGAAAAAATGCGTGAGCATGAGCGCCAGGAACACGCACGGGATGATCACAAAGACCCGTCAATTCATTGA
- the fixJ gene encoding response regulator FixJ, translated as MTDIQQTVYVVEDDEAVRDSLELLLKSDGKPVKTYENATAFLRDYSEKMAGCIVLDIRMPGMDGMELQKKLNDKHSILPIIFVTGHGDVPMAVDAMKEGAVDFIQKPYREEALLEKIEAALAQDREQRKSLDEKQEIIKRIKSLTPREHEIMDRMIAGQANKVIAIELEISQRTVEIHRSRVMHKMGTHSLAHLVRMVLSVKDLIDAR; from the coding sequence ATGACTGATATCCAGCAAACCGTTTACGTGGTAGAAGATGACGAAGCCGTTCGTGATTCACTGGAACTGCTGCTCAAGTCGGATGGCAAGCCGGTAAAGACCTACGAGAACGCCACGGCTTTTCTGCGGGATTACTCCGAGAAAATGGCCGGTTGTATCGTGCTGGATATCCGCATGCCGGGGATGGATGGCATGGAGCTGCAGAAAAAGCTCAATGACAAACACTCCATTCTGCCGATTATCTTTGTGACCGGTCACGGTGATGTGCCCATGGCGGTGGATGCCATGAAAGAGGGCGCTGTGGACTTTATCCAGAAACCGTATCGCGAAGAGGCGTTGCTGGAAAAGATCGAGGCCGCCCTGGCCCAGGATCGGGAGCAGCGCAAATCGCTGGATGAGAAGCAGGAAATCATAAAGCGAATCAAAAGCCTGACACCACGAGAACATGAAATCATGGATCGGATGATTGCGGGTCAGGCCAACAAGGTGATCGCCATTGAGCTGGAGATCAGTCAGCGTACCGTCGAGATCCACCGTTCGCGAGTGATGCACAAAATGGGTACTCATTCTCTTGCGCACCTGGTCCGCATGGTCCTGTCCGTAAAGGACCTTATCGACGCCCGCTGA
- a CDS encoding MaoC/PaaZ C-terminal domain-containing protein, which produces MSDVSIYHSHPPSLWSLYGKAVLPKGQTTTGDLKIPGLSVSLVGVSTANDNLKRYQKVCGFSRQTHAPITWPHILAFPLHLKLLTEKAFPLPLLGLVHLRNTITQHRPIGIGETLDIDVRLDGQNQGAKGLEFDLVTEARSAGKLVWEEVSTNLFRQPQKNDKGKPGKTPELERYPNTLSINAPESIGRQYAKVSGDRNPIHLHALTAKAFGFPRAIAHGMWSKAQVLALLEQQAGWRNEAVSVSCQFKKPLFLPGTAQLNWQTGEEGWDYQLLNAKGDAPHLTGKITWGC; this is translated from the coding sequence ATGTCCGATGTGTCTATATACCACAGCCATCCGCCGTCACTCTGGTCACTGTACGGTAAAGCCGTACTTCCCAAAGGCCAGACAACCACCGGTGACCTGAAAATTCCTGGACTCAGCGTCAGTCTGGTTGGCGTCAGTACGGCCAACGATAACCTGAAACGCTACCAAAAGGTATGCGGTTTTTCGCGGCAAACCCATGCCCCGATCACCTGGCCCCATATTCTGGCATTCCCACTCCACCTCAAACTCCTGACCGAAAAGGCCTTCCCCCTGCCTCTGCTGGGATTGGTTCACCTGCGCAACACCATCACCCAGCACCGGCCCATCGGCATTGGCGAAACCCTGGATATTGATGTTCGACTGGATGGGCAGAATCAAGGTGCCAAAGGACTGGAATTTGACCTGGTGACCGAGGCACGCTCAGCAGGAAAACTGGTGTGGGAGGAAGTCAGCACCAACCTGTTCCGCCAGCCCCAAAAAAATGACAAGGGCAAACCCGGCAAAACACCGGAACTGGAGCGCTACCCGAACACCCTGAGCATCAATGCGCCTGAGTCCATTGGTCGCCAATACGCCAAGGTATCCGGCGATCGCAACCCGATCCACCTGCATGCGTTGACCGCCAAGGCGTTCGGATTTCCGCGGGCGATCGCCCATGGCATGTGGAGCAAAGCGCAGGTTCTGGCGCTGCTTGAGCAGCAAGCAGGCTGGAGAAATGAAGCGGTATCGGTTTCCTGCCAGTTCAAAAAACCGCTGTTCTTGCCGGGTACTGCCCAGCTCAACTGGCAAACCGGAGAAGAAGGCTGGGATTACCAACTGCTGAACGCAAAGGGCGACGCCCCTCACCTGACCGGGAAGATCACCTGGGGCTGTTAA
- a CDS encoding AraC family transcriptional regulator, with protein MQELRDAGVMLRLIYEAMKRKGIDTDAIFSRLGVDEKYVYTEQLRTPHSAQVYFWQAVEDVSGDPDIGLHLGQLLPAYKGQVLEYLFLSSPTFGEGLRRAQNYQRLLSDAANTDFFIEGDNACMVLDAASEEISRLRHFNECFVQGLIIFFQSITDGEFKPSRIEFEHQRDHGLEHAEEILGCEVVFGAEENRLYFPVEMLSHASPHAEPELLDLHERFASEQVARLEKKDIVGQVERIVAELLDSGEVTLDAVAERLGIKPRTLRTRLTEAETSFNQVLADFRYRLARQLLATTDESIDEIVYLTGFSEPSTFYRAFKRWSGMTPIEYRKTAQGKDAMVDAM; from the coding sequence ATGCAGGAACTTCGTGACGCAGGAGTGATGTTGCGCCTGATCTATGAGGCGATGAAACGGAAGGGTATCGACACAGATGCAATATTCAGCCGGTTGGGTGTAGACGAAAAATACGTTTACACCGAGCAGTTAAGAACACCCCATAGTGCACAGGTGTACTTCTGGCAGGCAGTGGAGGATGTCTCCGGTGATCCTGACATAGGTTTGCACCTCGGGCAGTTACTCCCCGCCTATAAGGGGCAGGTGCTTGAATATCTTTTTTTAAGCAGTCCGACCTTCGGTGAAGGTCTGCGCCGTGCTCAGAACTATCAGCGCCTGTTAAGCGACGCCGCCAATACCGACTTCTTCATTGAAGGCGACAACGCCTGTATGGTGCTGGATGCTGCCTCTGAAGAAATTAGCCGCCTCAGGCATTTCAACGAATGCTTTGTTCAGGGGCTGATTATCTTCTTTCAGTCGATCACTGACGGAGAGTTCAAGCCTTCCCGTATTGAGTTCGAACATCAGCGTGATCACGGTCTGGAACATGCCGAAGAAATTCTTGGCTGTGAGGTCGTTTTCGGCGCTGAAGAAAATCGCCTTTATTTCCCGGTTGAGATGCTCTCCCATGCCTCTCCCCATGCCGAGCCAGAACTGCTGGATCTCCATGAGCGCTTTGCCAGCGAACAAGTGGCACGCCTGGAGAAGAAAGACATTGTCGGTCAGGTTGAGCGTATCGTGGCGGAACTCCTCGACAGCGGTGAGGTTACTCTGGATGCGGTTGCCGAGCGGCTGGGCATCAAGCCCCGAACGCTTCGTACCAGGCTGACTGAAGCCGAGACCAGTTTTAACCAGGTGTTGGCGGATTTCCGCTATCGGCTGGCGCGCCAGTTGCTGGCGACCACGGACGAATCCATCGATGAGATCGTCTACCTGACCGGTTTCTCCGAGCCCAGTACTTTTTATCGTGCGTTCAAGCGCTGGTCGGGTATGACGCCGATCGAATACCGCAAAACCGCGCAAGGCAAGGATGCGATGGTTGATGCCATGTAA